The following are from one region of the Quercus robur chromosome 1, dhQueRobu3.1, whole genome shotgun sequence genome:
- the LOC126725796 gene encoding uncharacterized protein LOC126725796 — protein MGFFRSQSSRSGDYLEGMLSDYVGGKTKLKAQKSTSARLVTALTCLQFAFAVYATFLLYYMSPTIDLRTKPDFTWATRIAQQWKQFIITPHVLRHYQEPSSLIGSEIQPITPSLVCEHEKIDFMQKKSNDAQMIKFKTELYNEVLDFQSKNFGTETLAQLLAMKSKWDLRGPNKPKVTVILNHFKRKTLCAQLDSLLEQTLPFHHVWVLSFGSPNELSLKRIVDSYNDSRISFISSSYDFKYYGRFQMALQTEADLVYILDDDMIPGRKMLQILSHVAGTDKYKNAVLGSIGRILPFRQKDFTFPSYRKFRSKEAGLYLPDPAYDITIDKIVQVDFLSSSWFLSAELVKTLFIETPFTFATGEDLHLSYQLQKYRNAGSFVLPVDPKDKETWGDSEHRLAYVSETTVIFKDIVQVRDEQWWKALSTGYITQWAAMHPQKIDALFYAHSVDEVKVLAPLLEKFRSTVGKKAYIAVSGGDFCPCEDATTALKWPKLVCKERRFKIFDLAIGSLSGISNSEVPVVQALYSSMKGLIKIHNPSVVITVADIDPHVRKALKMATETNSNGTTLVLLPRPSISKVLWMADLRSTALPNWNKMRVSVNIITQNRVHSLTRLLKSLSNAYYLGDEIPISFNMDSKVDEATIKLVNSFEWPHGPKTLRRRIIQGGLIRAVSESWYPSSDDDFGLLLEDDIEVSPYYYLWIKYALLAYHYDPQVSLPELTSLSLYTPRLVEVVKERPKWNPTEFFKHIHPNTPYLHQLPCSWGAVFFPKLWREFYVYMNMRFTEDAKSNPVQIPKSRTNGWQASWKKFLIDMMYLRGYVSLYPNFPKQSSFSTNHMEPGAHISAKDNVVKHDKSDFEVPLLKVDFRTLLPGGKLPPASRLPSLNLFNQPVSLKGLKSAGAKLGQDVLRCNNVSEIVAVDHVTGLPMRCAKF, from the exons ATGGGTTTCTTTCGAAGTCAGTCGTCGAGAAGTGGGGATTACTTGGAAGGAATGCTTAGTGATTATGTTGGTGGAAAGACCAAGTTGAAAGCTCAAAAGAGCACCTCAGCTCGACTTGTCACGGCGCTTACTTGTCTCCAATTTGCCTTTGCAGTGTATGCAACATTCCTATTGTATTACATGAGTCCTACAATAGATTTGCGGACCAAACCAGACTTTACGTGGGCTACACGAATCGCTCAACAATGGAAGCAATTCATAATCACACCCCATGTTCTTAGGCACTACCAGGAACCCTCTTCTCTCATTGGATCCGAAATCCAGCCAATTACTCCATCTTTAGTATGTGAGCATGAGAAAATAGATTTCATGCAGAAGAAGTCTAATGACGCCCAGATGATCAAGTTTAAAACAGAGCTTTACAATGAGGTATTGGACTTCCAAAGCAAAAACTTTGGTACTGAAACTCTGGCTCAGCTATTGGCAATGAAGTCTAAGTGGGACTTGCGAGGTCCAAACAAGCCAAAAGTCACAGTGATATTAAACcatttcaaaaggaaaactcTCTGTGCCCAGCTTGATTCATTGCTTGAACAGACCCTTCCTTTCCACCACGTTTGGGTTCTTTCATTTGGGAGCCCAAATGAACTCTCTTTGAAAAGAATTGTAGATAGCTATAATGATTCAAGAATAAGCTTCATAAGTTCAAGCTATGATTTCAAGTACTATGGGAGGTTCCAAATGGCTTTACAAACAGAAGCAGATCTTGTATATATCCTTGATGATGACATGATTCCTGGTAGGAAAATGTTACAGATTTTGTCACATGTAGCCGGGACTGACAAGTATAAGAATGCGGTTTTGGGCAGTATAGGACGGATTTTGCCATTTAGGCAGAAGGATTTTACGTTTCCAAGCTATCGAAAATTTAGGTCTAAGGAGGCAGGACTTTATTTGCCTGACCCTGCTTATGATATCACAATTGATAAAATTGTGCAGGTGGATTTTCTTTCCAGCTCTTGGTTCCTGTCTGCAGAGCTTGTCAAGACACTTTTCATCGAGACACCCTTCACCTTTGCAACTGGCGAAGATCTGCACCTTAG TTATCAACTTCAGAAGTACAGAAACGCTGGCTCGTTTGTTCTTCCAGTTGACCCAAAGGACAAGGAAACATGGGGTGATAGTGAACATAGACTTGCCTATGTGTCTGAAACCACTGTAATCTTCAAAGACATTGTTCAAGTTCGGGATGAGCAATGGTGGAAAGCACTCTCTACTGGTTATATCACTCAATGGGCTGCAATGCATCCTCAAAAAATCGATGCACTTTTCTATGCCCACTCAGTTGATGAGGTTAAAGTGCTCGCGCCCCTACTTGAAAAGTTCAGGTCCACTGTTGGCAAAAAGGCCTACATTGCTGTCTCTGGAGGCGATTTCTGCCCTTGTGAGGATGCTACAACTGCTCTCAAGTGGCCTAAGTTAGTATGCAAAGAGAGAAGGTTTAAGATATTTGATCTGGCAATAGGATCTCTATCAGGAATATCGAATTCGGAGGTGCCAGTGGTACAAGCATTGTACTCCAGCATGAAAGGTTTGATCAAAATTCACAATCCCAGCGTGGTGATCACAGTGGCTGACATTGATCCTCATGTGAGGAAGGCTTTAAAGATGGCAACAGAAACAAATTCCAATGGCACAACACTGGTTCTTTTACCAAGACCCTCCATATCAAAGGTTCTTTGGATGGCTGATCTACGATCAACTGCATTGCCAA ATTGGAACAAGATGCGGGTTTCTGTGAACATTATCACCCAAAACCGTGTTCATTCATTAACAAGGCTTCTCAAATCTCTCAGCAATGCCTACTATCTTGGGGATGAGATCCCTATCAGCTTCAACATGGACAGTAAAGTGGATGAGGCAACAATTAAACTTGTAAACTCATTCGAGTGGCCTCATGGCCCCAAAACCCTCAGAAGAAGAATCATTCAAGGAGGACTCATTCGAGCAGTCAGTGAGAGTTGGTACCCATCATCAGATGATGATTTTGGCCTCCTACTTGAAGACGATATCGAAGTCTCCCCTTACTACTATCTATGGATCAAATATGCCCTCTTAGCATACCACTATGACCCTCAAGTGTCTCTTCCAGAGCTCACCTCTCTCTCCCTTTACACGCCTAGGCTTGTTGAGGTAGTGAAAGAAAGGCCTAAATGGAATCCAACAGAGTTTTTCAAGCACATACATCCAAACACACCTTATCTCCACCAGTTACCTTGTAGTTGGGGTGCAGTTTTCTTTCCCAAGCTTTGGAGAGAGTTCTATGTGTACATGAACATGAGGTTCACTGAGGATGCAAAGTCAAACCCAGTTCAAATTCCAAAGTCTAGAACAAATGGGTGGCAAGCTTCATGGAAAAAGTTTCTCATTGACATGATGTACCTTAGAGGCTATGTAAGCCTTTATCCAAACTTTCCAAAGCAATCAAGCTTCTCAACTAACCATATGGAACCAGGGGCTCATATTAGTGCAAAAGACAACGTTGTTAAGCATGACAAGTCAGACTTTGAGGTTCCATTGTTAAAGGTCGATTTTCGGACATTGTTACCAGGTGGGAAATTGCCTCCGGCTTCAAGGTTGCCATCATTGAACCTCTTCAACCAGCCAGTTTCTCTAAAGGGACTCAAGTCAGCTGGGGCCAAGTTGGGCCAAGATGTACTTAGATGTAACAATGTCTCAGAGATAGTAGCTGTTGATCACGTAACAGGTCTGCCAATGCGCTGTGcaaaattctga